A window of Onychostoma macrolepis isolate SWU-2019 chromosome 01, ASM1243209v1, whole genome shotgun sequence contains these coding sequences:
- the tmod1 gene encoding tropomodulin-1 isoform X2 — protein sequence MFHKEMDKYRDVDEDELLQKLSEEELRRLEDELEELDPDNALLPAGFRQRDQTKKAPTGSFQRDNLLAHLEKQAKEHPDRDDLVPYTGEKRGKAWVPKSNVVDPILEDVTLEPELEEALSSATDAELCDIAAILGMHTLMSNQQYYEALASSTIVNKQGLNSVIQCTQYKPVPDEQPNDTDVEETLQRIKRNDPDLVEVNLNNIKNIPVPTLKAYAEALKGNSVVERLSIVGTRSNDPVAFALADMLKVNTTLKSLNVESNFITGTGILALVESLKSNTTLLELKIDNQSQPLGNKVEMEIANILEKNTTLLKFGYHFTQQGPRLRGSNAMMNNNDLVRKRRLEGGPIFPKCRTNV from the exons ATGTTCCATAAAGAGATGGATAAGTACCGGGATGTGGATGAGGACGAGCTCTTGCAGAAGCTCAGTGAAGAAGAGCTCAGGAGACTAGAAGATGAACTCGAAGAGCTTGATCCTGAT AACGCACTGTTGCCCGCAGGATTCAGACAAAGGGATCAGACCAAGAAAGCTCCGACCGGATCTTTCCAGAGAGATAACCTTCTCGCTCACCTGGAGAAACAGGCCAAAGAACATCCAGACCGAGATGATCTTGTTCCCTACACTGGCGAGAAAAGAG gAAAAGCATGGGTGCCTAAATCCAATGTTGTTGACCCAATCCTGGAAGATGTTACTCTGGAGCCTGAACTAGAGGAGGCGCTATCTAGTGCTACTGATGCAGAATTGTGCGATATAGCAG CCATTTTGGGCATGCACACACTGATGAGTAATCAGCAGTATTACGAAGCACTGGCCAGCAGTACTATCGTCAACAAACAGGGCTTGAACA GTGTAATCCAGTGTACTCAGTATAAGCCAGTGCCAGACGAACAGCCCAATGACACAGATGTAGAGGAAACACTACAGAGAATCAAGAGAAATGATCCAGACCTTGTTGAGGTCAACCTAAACAACATCAAG AATATTCCAGTCCCAACTTTGAAAGCGTATGCTGAAGCTCTCAAAGGGAACAGTGTTGTGGAACGCCTGAGCATCGTAGGCACCAGAAGTAACGATCCTGTGGCCTTT GCACTAGCAGACATGCTGAAAGTGAACACCACTCTGAAGAGTCTAAACGTTGAGTCAAACTTCATTACTGGAACTGGAATTCTGGCACTCGTGGAATCATTAAAGAGCAACACTACACTGCTGGAGCTAAAGATTGACAACCAG AGCCAGCCTTTAGGTAATAAGGTTGAAATGGAGATAGCTAACATTTTGGAGAAGAACACTACTCTGCTGAAGTTTGGATACCACTTCACCCAGCAGGGCCCACGCTTACGTGGATCTAATGCCATGATGAACAACAATGATCTGG TAAGAAAGAGAAGGCTTGAAGGAGGACCCATCTTTCCTAAATGTCGGACAAACGTGTAG
- the cplx2a gene encoding complexin 2, like, with amino-acid sequence MNFLMKAALGGGPPDVGKMLGGEEEKDPEAEKEKEEERQEALRQEEDERKAKHAKMEAEREALRQGIRDKYGIKKREVAEAEAQAAMEQASEGSLTRPKKAVPSGCGDDEEEENIMDTMMKYLPGPLQDMLKK; translated from the exons ATGAATTTCCTGATGAAGGCAGCTTTGGGAG GAGGCCCCCCTGATGTTGGTAAAATGttgggaggagaggaggagaaagaTCCTGAAGCAGAAAAAGAGAAGGAAGAGGAGAGACAGGAAGCTCTGAGACAGGAAGAGGATGAGAGGAAGGCCAAACACGCCAAGATGGAAGCAGAGAGGGAAGCCTTAAGACAGGGCATCAGAGACAAG TATGGCATTAAGAAGCGCGAGGTGGCCGAAGCGGAGGCACAGGCGGCGATGGAGCAGGCGAGTGAAGGCAGTCTGACCCGTCCAAAGAAAGCAGTACCTTCCGGCTGCGGagatgatgaggaggaggaaAACATCATGGACACGATGATGAAGTATCTACCGGGTCCGCTGCAGGACATGCTGAAGAAGTAA
- the tdrd7a gene encoding tudor domain-containing protein 7A, with the protein MSDVELVKKMLRAVLQSSKHGVAMARLQGDYRALTGEVIPYRQFGHGNLESFLRSIPGVVRLDRSGAGEVMCFAGVCEETAHIAQLVARQKNVKKSGCSKLLNFQMRARSSSLFSHNVKPRLSLRQPGHMTHPARSSASKSSFYPNQRQIYSTDLPSSRVPTRQLNRKSPGLEGKTFAPSKVNTEIKTQPYKTSGTPAQQKPVNSADVEVVQGRIKRLLQKYCSGVWLSKIPQLYKNMFQEELYMHKEVETWTHICTVEKPGSNNIVDRLVYPVVEPAPKPSTVPAVAPCKQSPNAKQSTPAQQTTRILRTLAINIPPSAQKSQPPLSPTSPNSTKLDFNLPETPKAHPHSPITPPSTPPSHQPLTPEIKQKLRQLLNKYSHGLWAHALPQLFKEAFGCVFPQHVLEDLSLLADTCMIEYPMPDNRKRAILYALPCQVRTQPRPRPPPLVLPYTGNPRVPPLMIPTTEFLSVLVMEVSSTDNIVLRFVGEGYSKALEVLEEAMLQFYNTVGAGLCLLSPKIGQLVAVAIEEDAVLRAQVHLLTEDTVKVYCVDHGFFEVVSRKKILQLRDQFLTLPFQATTCQLAGLESFSTDGVVLTTLESLAVGRTLVVEILEREDTPVIVLYDTSENEDVNVNAVCLKALQDKSMENPLQVNSVYTKVCVTNVCSDGSIYCQLPSRGQAKLKDIMDKIEAHFISQLTWELLVSKPFCGKVCLAKYKGKWARAEIINLHGSQVLDILFLDLGFPASLEVSELREIPPIYLKELITIPPQAIKCILEELNADGSVWPPEAVLWLRETVLNKVPSCMKIVKLDETRTVHIYLFAGNGAQDLQSSVNHQLASCSFWQRDIHFSKIIRVSDPILPEAGDSPCKAPAQSNALTLPPQLDLPVAGQNMDVFVSVACHPGHFVLQPWQDLYKLVVLMGEMILFYNKQEVTQINIQKNNVYAAKIDNNWHRVLVKGVLANGLVSVYELDYGKYELINYFQLQPLIDEFRQLPFQGISAQLAGVKQVVWAEEASMVFRNHVEKKPLVAQIESVEEGEWPWERKISVYLVDTTLEDNDIWIHNIMVEFLDEINREA; encoded by the exons GTCATGTGTTTTGCTGGTGTGTGTGAGGAGACTGCACACATCGCACAGCTGGTTGCCCGGCAGAAGAATGTAAAGAAGTCCGGCTGCTCTAAATTACTGAACTTTCAAATGAGAGCGAGGTCTTCATCTCTGTTTTCACATAACG TCAAACCTCGCTTGTCTTTACGGCAACCGGGCCACATGACTCATCCCGCTCGAAGCTCCGCATCCAAGTCTAGTTTTTACCCTAACCAGCGGCAGATTTACAGTACTGACCTCCCCTCCTCCCGAGTTCCTACTCGGCAGCTGAACAGGAAGTCTCCAGG GTTAGAGGGGAAAACATTTGCTCCCAGCAAGGTAAATACGGAGATAAAGACTCAGCCTTATAAGACCAGTGGGACACCAG CTCAGCAAAAGCCTGTAAACAGTGCTGATGTTGAGGTGGTTCAGGGTCGAATTAAACGGCTTTTGCAGAAGTACTGCAGTGGAGTCTGGCTGTCAAAAATCCCTCAGCTTTATAAGAATATGTTCCAGGAAGAGCTCTATATGCACAAAGAAGTGGAGACATGGACGCACATCTGCACT gTTGAAAAGCCAGGCAGCAATAACATAGTTGACCGTCTGGTGTATCCTGTCGTGGAACCTGCCCCTAAACCAAGCACTGTGCCTGCTGTAGCTCCATGCAAGCAGTCTCCTAACGCAAAACAGTCAACACCTGCCCAGCAAACTACCCGCATCCTCAGAACTCTTGCCATTAACATTCCTCCTTCAGCCCAGAAATCCCAGCCACCTTTGAGCCCAACATCGCCCAATTCCACCAAGCTGGATTTCAATCTCCCTGAAACGCCCAAAGCTCACCCTCACTCACCCATCACCCCTCCTTCCACTCCACCTTCTCACCAGCCTCTAACTCCAGAGATCAAGCAGAAGCTGCGGCAGCTGCTCAATAAATACAGCCACGGCTTGTGGGCTCATGCACTTCCACAACTTTTCAAGGAGGCCTTTGG GTGCGTGTTTCCACAGCATGTGCTGGAGGATCTGTCTCTGTTGGCGGACACATGTATGATTGAGTACCCCATGCCAGATAATCGAAAGAGAGCCATACTCTACGCACTACCATGCCAGGTGCGGACACAGCCTCGTCCTCGCCCACCACCACTGGTTTTGCCCTACACTGGCAACCCACGTGTACCTCCTCTGATGATCCCAACAACAGAGTTCCTTTCCGTTTTGGTGATGGAGGTCAGCAGCACAGACAATATTGTTCTCAG GTTTGTAGGGGAAGGCTACTCTAAAGCTCTGGAGGTGTTGGAGGAGGCCATGCTACAATTCTATAATACagttggagctggactttgtCTTCTCTCCCCAAAAATTGGACAACTGGTGGCAGTTGCTATAGAGGAAGATGCAGTACTGAGAGCTCAGGTCCACCTGCTCACAGAGGACACTGTGAAG GTGTATTGTGTGGATCACGGGTTCTTTGAAGTGGTCAGCAGGAAGAAGATACTACAGCTGAGGGATCAGTTCCTGACTCTTCCCTTCCAGGCAACCACGTGCCAACTTGCAG GTTTGGAGTCGTTCAGTACAGATGGGGTAGTTCTGACGACTCTGGAGTCATTAGCTGTTGGCCGTACACTAGTGGTTGAGATTTTGGAGCGAGAGGACACACCAGTTATTGTGCTGTATGACACTTCTGAGAACGAGGATGTGAATGTGAATGCTGTATGCTTGAAAGCCCTGCAGGATAAGTCAATGGAGAATCCTCTACAG GTGAACAGTGTGTACACAAAAGTGTGCGTGACAAATGTGTGCTCTGATGGCAGTATTTACTGTCAGTTGCCTTCCCGAGGTCAGGCCAAACTCAAAGACATCATGGACAAGATTGAAGCACACTTCATCTCTCAG TTAACATGGGAGCTGTTGGTGTCCAAACCGTTCTGCGGGAAAGTGTGTCTAGCTAAATACAAAGGCAAATGGGCGAGAGCAGAG ATCATTAACCTTCATGGCAGTCAAGTGTTGGACATTCTGTTTTTGGATCTGGGATTTCCTGCTTCTCTGGAGGTTAGCGAGCTCAGAGAGATCCCGCCAATCTACCTCAAAGAGCTCATCACCATACCACCTCAG GCTATAAAGTGTATTCTGGAGGAACTGAATGCAGATGGGAGTGTTTGGCCTCCTGAAGCTGTTCTGTGGTTGAGAGAGACAGTCCTCAACAAAGTCCCCAGTTGCATGAAG ATAGTGAAGCTTGATGAGACCAGGACTGTGCATATCTACCTCTTCGCTGGTAATGGAGCCCAGGACCTTCAGAGCAGTGTTAACCATCAGCTTGCCTCTTGTTCATTCTGGCAGCGGGATATCCACTTCAGCAAGATCATCAGGGTTTCCGATCCTATCCTTCCCGAGGCAGGGGACAGCCCCTGTAAAGCTCCTGCACAGTCCAATGCCCTCACACTGCCCCCTCAGCTGGACTTACCAGTGGCTGGGCAAAACATGGATGTGTTTGTGTCGGTTGCATGCCACCCCGGGCACTTTGTGCTGCAGCCGTGGCAGGATCTGTACAAGCTGGTGGTGCTGATGGGAGAAATGATCCTGTTCTACAACAAACAGGAAGTAACCCAAATCAACATCCAGAAGAATAACGTCTACGCTGCCAAGATCGACAACAA TTGGCATCGTGTTTTGGTAAAGGGCGTCTTAGCCAATGGCTTGGTCTCTGTGTACGAGTTGGATTATGGGAAGTACGAGTTGATCAACTATTTCCAGCTCCAGCCACTCATTGATGAGTTCAGACAGCTGCCATTCCAGGGAATTTCTGCTCAGCTGGCTG gTGTCAAGCAAGTGGTCTGGGCTGAGGAAGCTTCTATGGTGTTCCGGAACCATGTTGAGAAGAAGCCGCTGGTGGCTCAGATCGAGTCTGTTGAGGAGGGGGAATGGCCCTGGGAGCGCAAAATCTCTGTCTACCTAGTGGACACCACACTGGAGGACAATGACATCTGGATCCACAACATTATGGTGGAGTTTTTAGATGAGATCAACAGAGAAGCTTGA
- the tmod1 gene encoding tropomodulin-1 isoform X1, with protein MFHKEMDKYRDVDEDELLQKLSEEELRRLEDELEELDPDNALLPAGFRQRDQTKKAPTGSFQRDNLLAHLEKQAKEHPDRDDLVPYTGEKRGKAWVPKSNVVDPILEDVTLEPELEEALSSATDAELCDIAAILGMHTLMSNQQYYEALASSTIVNKQGLNSVIQCTQYKPVPDEQPNDTDVEETLQRIKRNDPDLVEVNLNNIKNIPVPTLKAYAEALKGNSVVERLSIVGTRSNDPVAFALADMLKVNTTLKSLNVESNFITGTGILALVESLKSNTTLLELKIDNQSQPLGNKVEMEIANILEKNTTLLKFGYHFTQQGPRLRGSNAMMNNNDLARVVRSDTDGAITFTLSVPELERAFCKKFKSTTKPNKKEKA; from the exons ATGTTCCATAAAGAGATGGATAAGTACCGGGATGTGGATGAGGACGAGCTCTTGCAGAAGCTCAGTGAAGAAGAGCTCAGGAGACTAGAAGATGAACTCGAAGAGCTTGATCCTGAT AACGCACTGTTGCCCGCAGGATTCAGACAAAGGGATCAGACCAAGAAAGCTCCGACCGGATCTTTCCAGAGAGATAACCTTCTCGCTCACCTGGAGAAACAGGCCAAAGAACATCCAGACCGAGATGATCTTGTTCCCTACACTGGCGAGAAAAGAG gAAAAGCATGGGTGCCTAAATCCAATGTTGTTGACCCAATCCTGGAAGATGTTACTCTGGAGCCTGAACTAGAGGAGGCGCTATCTAGTGCTACTGATGCAGAATTGTGCGATATAGCAG CCATTTTGGGCATGCACACACTGATGAGTAATCAGCAGTATTACGAAGCACTGGCCAGCAGTACTATCGTCAACAAACAGGGCTTGAACA GTGTAATCCAGTGTACTCAGTATAAGCCAGTGCCAGACGAACAGCCCAATGACACAGATGTAGAGGAAACACTACAGAGAATCAAGAGAAATGATCCAGACCTTGTTGAGGTCAACCTAAACAACATCAAG AATATTCCAGTCCCAACTTTGAAAGCGTATGCTGAAGCTCTCAAAGGGAACAGTGTTGTGGAACGCCTGAGCATCGTAGGCACCAGAAGTAACGATCCTGTGGCCTTT GCACTAGCAGACATGCTGAAAGTGAACACCACTCTGAAGAGTCTAAACGTTGAGTCAAACTTCATTACTGGAACTGGAATTCTGGCACTCGTGGAATCATTAAAGAGCAACACTACACTGCTGGAGCTAAAGATTGACAACCAG AGCCAGCCTTTAGGTAATAAGGTTGAAATGGAGATAGCTAACATTTTGGAGAAGAACACTACTCTGCTGAAGTTTGGATACCACTTCACCCAGCAGGGCCCACGCTTACGTGGATCTAATGCCATGATGAACAACAATGATCTGG CACGTGTAGTTCGGTCGGACACGGATGGTGCGATCACATTCACTCTGTCAGTCCCTGAGCTGGAAAGAGCCTTCTGTAAAAAGTTCAAGTCCACAACGAAACCCAA TAAGAAAGAGAAGGCTTGA